A section of the Hemitrygon akajei chromosome 8, sHemAka1.3, whole genome shotgun sequence genome encodes:
- the exo5 gene encoding exonuclease V isoform X1 gives MEPEAGGRNIDGDGTAVLQEISDAELLAAELEFSEGTQQSEGDNYTSSKCSESNQTGHGTDKASCSGREQSSIRLAVPGNGSDSQCEGSSFKRIPQERFDRKYLSVTDLSQQAWCEQQVVYGMEMPHVQRLRDEHPVVKTGSSIHLARELEIQDIVPINIQCQEDSWGVKLLNFLSMIQFLQTGERVRELPVFGEVEGIFLVGVIDELCYNSSGELELHELKTRGQPTLPHAAQRKSHHLQVSVYKLLFEALIKGQLNKDTIIRHLHLQTERRFSSEVMAYAQMIGLSVNTFGDLLDLIFLNLMYAEIPTIDVLKIEYCYQADASVIGTEVVCFEEEWVKKELKYYCSFWKGQREAKGVDIEEAWKCRTCDFADICQWRKKKAEEAAEKNQANRRK, from the exons ATGGAGCCGGAAGCCGGCGGACGGAACATTGATGGGGATGGAACGGCGGTGCTGCAGGAGATAAGCGACGCGGAGTTGTTGGCTGCAGAGCTGGAGTTCAGCG AAGGGACTCAGCAAAGTGAAGGAGACAATTACACCTCGAGCAAGTGTAGCGAGTCTAACCAGACTGGCCATGGAACAGACAAAGCTTCCTGCAG TGGACGTGAGCAATCTTCCATTCGGCTGGCTGTGCCAGGGAATGGAAGTGACTCTCAGTGTGAAGGCAGCAGCTTCAAAAGGATCCCACAGGAGCGGTTTGATCGAAAGTACCTGAGTGTCACAGATCTGAGTCAACAGGCTTGGTGCGAACAGCAGGTGGTCTATGGGATGGAAATGCCGCACGTTCAACGACTACGTGATGAGCATCCAGTTGTGAAAACTGGTAGCAGCATTCATCTGGCAAGAG AATTGGAGATCCAGGACATTGTCCCAATCAATATACAGTGCCAAGAAGATAGTTGGGGTGTTAAACTTCTTAATTTTCTCTCAATGATCCAGTTCTTGCAGACAG GAGAGCGTGTCCGAGAGTTGCCTGTGTTTGGAGAAGTGGAGGGGATTTTCCTGGTTGGTGTGATTGATGAGTTGTGCTATAATTCCAGTGGTGAACTGGAACTCCATGAACTGAAAACTCGTGGTCAACCAACATTACCCCATGCAGCCCAAAGGAAGAGCCATCACTTACAA GTCAGTGTGTACAAACTTCTCTTTGAGGCTCTGATCAAAGGCCAGCTGAACAAAGACACAATCATTCGCCATCTTCACTTACAAACAGAGCGGCGCTTCAGTTCAGAGGTCATGGCATATGCTCAGATGATAGGATTGTCTGTAAACACATTTGGTGACCtcttggatttaatttttttgaacCTGATGTACGCCGAGATCCCCACCATTGACGTCCTAAAGATAGAATACTGTTACCAAGCTGATGCATCTGTAATTGGGACAGAAGTGGTGTGCTTTGAAGAGGAGTGGGTTAAAAAGGAGCTGAAATATTATTGCTCCTTCTGGAAGGGCCAGAGGGAGGCCAAGGGGGTGGACATCGAGGAGGCCTGGAAATGTCGGACATGCGACTTTGCCGATATTTGTCAATGGAGAAAGAAGAAAGCTGAAGAGGCAGCAGAGAAGAATCAAGCAAATCGTAGAAAATGA
- the liat1 gene encoding protein LIAT1, whose amino-acid sequence MEGNTPNSGHKAKSATKFTGDSAVKKKIKKKGVKEKKNSRKTGRNSSSTPLTSAETVMAHKRGKSSKPHASTAPPSIETSSSQGDKKSCPDPMENCVKSNGDNKDHTDVSSIDQLATSVNESLRWDGVLDDPVAEEERIKLYKLNRQLRYLAAQNSMRKEIQLCRKNLSETRSPKENPYVTTSKIYQQLASKDHANSYFMGQSA is encoded by the exons ATGGAAGGCAATACCCCGAACAGCGGGCACAAGGCAAAGTCGGCCACGAAGTTCACTGGTGATTCGGCGGTAAAGAAGAAAATCAAGAAAAAGGGagtgaaagagaaaaagaattCCCGCAAAACAGGGAGAAACTCTTCAAGTACGCCATTAACCTCCGCCGAAACAGTAATGG CTCATAAACGTGGGAAAAGCAGCAAACCCCATGCATCTACGGCACCTCCAAGCATTGAAACATCATCCAGTCAAGGGGATAAAAAGTCATGTCCAGACCCCATGGAAAACTGTGTTAAATCTAATGGAGATAACAAAGATCACACTGATGTATCCTCCATCGACCAACTTGCTACCTCTGTAAATGAGTCTCTGCGGTGGGATGGAGTTCTTGATGAccctgtggcagaagaggagaggATCAAGCTTTACAAACTAAATCGGCAGTTGAGGTACCTGGCAGCCCAAAACAGCATGCGCAAGGAGATCCAGTTGTGCCGAAAGAACCTTTCTGAAACTCGGAGTCCGAAGGAGAATCCATACGTCACCACCAGTAAAATCTACCAGCAACTAGCCTCAAAAGATCACGCAAACTCTTATTTTATGGGGCAAAGTGCCTGA
- the exo5 gene encoding exonuclease V isoform X2 translates to MEQTKLPAGYFNGREQSSIRLAVPGNGSDSQCEGSSFKRIPQERFDRKYLSVTDLSQQAWCEQQVVYGMEMPHVQRLRDEHPVVKTGSSIHLARELEIQDIVPINIQCQEDSWGVKLLNFLSMIQFLQTGERVRELPVFGEVEGIFLVGVIDELCYNSSGELELHELKTRGQPTLPHAAQRKSHHLQVSVYKLLFEALIKGQLNKDTIIRHLHLQTERRFSSEVMAYAQMIGLSVNTFGDLLDLIFLNLMYAEIPTIDVLKIEYCYQADASVIGTEVVCFEEEWVKKELKYYCSFWKGQREAKGVDIEEAWKCRTCDFADICQWRKKKAEEAAEKNQANRRK, encoded by the exons ATGGAACAGACAAAGCTTCCTGCAGGTTACTTCAA TGGACGTGAGCAATCTTCCATTCGGCTGGCTGTGCCAGGGAATGGAAGTGACTCTCAGTGTGAAGGCAGCAGCTTCAAAAGGATCCCACAGGAGCGGTTTGATCGAAAGTACCTGAGTGTCACAGATCTGAGTCAACAGGCTTGGTGCGAACAGCAGGTGGTCTATGGGATGGAAATGCCGCACGTTCAACGACTACGTGATGAGCATCCAGTTGTGAAAACTGGTAGCAGCATTCATCTGGCAAGAG AATTGGAGATCCAGGACATTGTCCCAATCAATATACAGTGCCAAGAAGATAGTTGGGGTGTTAAACTTCTTAATTTTCTCTCAATGATCCAGTTCTTGCAGACAG GAGAGCGTGTCCGAGAGTTGCCTGTGTTTGGAGAAGTGGAGGGGATTTTCCTGGTTGGTGTGATTGATGAGTTGTGCTATAATTCCAGTGGTGAACTGGAACTCCATGAACTGAAAACTCGTGGTCAACCAACATTACCCCATGCAGCCCAAAGGAAGAGCCATCACTTACAA GTCAGTGTGTACAAACTTCTCTTTGAGGCTCTGATCAAAGGCCAGCTGAACAAAGACACAATCATTCGCCATCTTCACTTACAAACAGAGCGGCGCTTCAGTTCAGAGGTCATGGCATATGCTCAGATGATAGGATTGTCTGTAAACACATTTGGTGACCtcttggatttaatttttttgaacCTGATGTACGCCGAGATCCCCACCATTGACGTCCTAAAGATAGAATACTGTTACCAAGCTGATGCATCTGTAATTGGGACAGAAGTGGTGTGCTTTGAAGAGGAGTGGGTTAAAAAGGAGCTGAAATATTATTGCTCCTTCTGGAAGGGCCAGAGGGAGGCCAAGGGGGTGGACATCGAGGAGGCCTGGAAATGTCGGACATGCGACTTTGCCGATATTTGTCAATGGAGAAAGAAGAAAGCTGAAGAGGCAGCAGAGAAGAATCAAGCAAATCGTAGAAAATGA